A genomic region of Dehalococcoidia bacterium contains the following coding sequences:
- the ffh gene encoding signal recognition particle protein, translating to MFDNLSEKLNAVFKKLGSKGRLTEKDIDEALREVRLALLEADVNFKVVKDFVARLRERALQSDVLESLTPAQQVIKITNEELTAVLGGAPARLTTANHPPTVIMLAGLQGSGKTTTAAKLALHLKKQGQRPLLVAADMQRPAAIDQLIALGKQLDIPVYSENPTSKAPAVCANSLKRANELASTWVIADTAGRLHINEELMNEVAEVKKVLQPVEVLLVVDAMTGQDAVNAASEFHAKLGLTGLILTKMDGDARGGAALSIKSVTGVPVKFIGIGEKMDALEPFYPDRLASRILGMGDMLTLIEKAEKSFDAEQALKLQEKVKHAGFDLEDFLVQLRELKKMGSFSQLVEMIPGLSSVASKNPEAVDDKKLKKIEAMVLSMTPQERRNPDIIDGKRKRRIAGGSGTTTQDVNQLLNQFRQTQKLMKQVSRMKKGGGMGGLGNLGKMFR from the coding sequence ATGTTTGACAACCTATCCGAAAAACTGAATGCGGTATTCAAGAAGCTGGGAAGCAAGGGCCGTCTCACCGAGAAGGACATCGATGAGGCGCTGCGCGAGGTGCGGCTGGCGCTGCTAGAAGCCGATGTCAATTTCAAAGTGGTCAAGGACTTTGTGGCCAGGCTGCGCGAGAGAGCGCTGCAGAGCGACGTGCTGGAGAGCCTCACGCCGGCGCAGCAGGTGATAAAGATAACCAACGAGGAGCTGACCGCCGTGCTCGGAGGCGCGCCCGCCCGCCTGACAACGGCTAACCACCCCCCGACGGTTATCATGCTCGCCGGGCTGCAGGGCTCGGGCAAGACGACGACGGCGGCCAAGCTGGCGCTGCACCTGAAGAAGCAGGGCCAGCGCCCGCTGCTGGTGGCCGCCGACATGCAGCGTCCCGCCGCCATCGACCAGCTTATCGCCCTAGGCAAACAGCTCGATATCCCCGTCTATAGCGAAAATCCGACATCGAAAGCGCCCGCGGTCTGCGCCAACTCCCTGAAACGCGCCAACGAACTGGCATCGACCTGGGTCATAGCCGACACCGCCGGCCGGCTGCACATCAACGAGGAGCTCATGAACGAGGTGGCCGAGGTCAAGAAGGTGCTCCAGCCCGTTGAGGTGCTGTTGGTGGTTGACGCCATGACCGGACAGGATGCGGTGAACGCCGCCTCCGAGTTCCATGCCAAATTGGGCCTCACCGGCCTGATATTGACCAAGATGGACGGCGACGCCCGCGGCGGCGCCGCGCTGTCGATCAAATCCGTGACCGGCGTGCCCGTCAAGTTCATCGGCATCGGTGAGAAGATGGATGCGCTGGAGCCGTTCTATCCCGACCGCCTTGCCTCTCGAATACTCGGAATGGGCGATATGCTCACGCTCATCGAGAAGGCCGAGAAGAGCTTCGATGCGGAACAGGCGCTGAAACTTCAGGAGAAGGTCAAGCATGCCGGCTTCGACCTGGAGGATTTCCTTGTTCAACTGCGCGAACTCAAGAAAATGGGCTCGTTCAGCCAGCTTGTAGAGATGATACCCGGGTTATCATCGGTCGCCAGTAAAAACCCCGAGGCCGTGGACGATAAGAAGCTGAAGAAGATTGAGGCAATGGTGCTTTCAATGACGCCGCAGGAACGGCGCAACCCCGATATCATAGACGGCAAGCGCAAGCGCCGCATCGCCGGCGGCAGCGGCACCACGACCCAGGATGTGAACCAGTTACTGAACCAGTTCCGCCAGACGCAGAAGCTCATGAAGCAGGTATCGCGGATGAAGAAGGGCGGCGGTATGGGCGGATTGGGAAACCTGGGAAAGATGTTCCGCTAA
- the dnaG gene encoding DNA primase gives MANIDDIKDRIDIVDLVSSYVTLQKSGRNFKALCPFHSEKTPSFFVFPEKGTWHCFGSCGVGGDIFSFVMKKEGLDFGAALKLLADRAGIKLEPKVKDQAKEQGLDRLYEINEAAADYYHDILMNGKAGEPVRHYLNKRGIAQGAIEEFRLGLSTESWDALSRHLATQGWKVGEMLRAGLVVAKDDGGHRDLFHNRLMFPIRSQAGRVAGFGARVLDGGQPKYLNSPQTAVFDKSGLLYGLDMARQAIKEDDLAVIVEGYMDVIAAHQYGSRNVIAPMGTSLTSRQIDLIKKLTKNIALALDSDAAGEQATLRGLEVARQALSKAVDHRERGWLDGEMKVEGRLKVILMPPGKDPDEVIRDQPGEWQRLVANAMPVMDYFFEAALSKFDPGTDSGRSAIIDRLLPRVMEISDIADKEIYFRKLGKLSGVAEKTLLAKAAQIQPTKREKGIRQPAVPSLAVSRYPLEEYCLSLLLQRPDLWDGALALSPEHFEGTENQEIFTAWMNSPDIEKIRACLDASLHEYLDRLLLRCLPPATEKEVKVALSDCVRRLWEQRLRRLKALESILMSEAESEGDKNIIKEQVEALLQRSLEPTTQLKDVFEKAKRGGLGIRK, from the coding sequence ATGGCAAACATCGACGACATCAAAGACAGGATAGACATCGTAGATCTAGTATCGAGCTACGTCACGTTGCAGAAGTCGGGGCGCAACTTCAAAGCCCTGTGCCCGTTCCACAGCGAGAAGACGCCCTCGTTCTTTGTGTTTCCCGAGAAAGGCACCTGGCACTGCTTTGGCAGCTGCGGCGTCGGCGGCGATATCTTCTCGTTCGTTATGAAGAAGGAAGGTCTGGATTTTGGCGCTGCGTTGAAGCTGCTGGCGGACCGGGCCGGCATTAAGCTTGAGCCGAAAGTGAAAGATCAGGCAAAGGAACAGGGGCTGGACAGGCTTTACGAGATCAACGAAGCGGCTGCTGATTATTATCACGATATCTTGATGAACGGCAAGGCCGGGGAGCCGGTGCGGCACTACCTCAACAAGCGCGGCATTGCCCAGGGGGCTATAGAAGAATTCCGCTTGGGATTAAGCACCGAAAGCTGGGATGCGCTGAGCAGACACCTTGCGACTCAGGGCTGGAAGGTTGGCGAGATGCTGAGGGCCGGCCTGGTGGTCGCGAAGGACGACGGCGGACACAGGGACCTGTTTCACAACAGGCTTATGTTTCCGATAAGGAGCCAGGCGGGCCGCGTGGCGGGATTCGGCGCCCGCGTACTGGACGGCGGCCAGCCGAAATATTTAAACTCACCGCAGACCGCGGTGTTCGATAAAAGCGGTCTGCTGTACGGGTTGGATATGGCCAGGCAGGCTATCAAAGAGGATGACCTGGCGGTCATAGTGGAAGGTTACATGGATGTCATAGCCGCCCATCAATACGGCTCCAGGAATGTTATCGCGCCCATGGGTACCTCTTTGACATCCAGGCAGATCGATCTAATAAAGAAACTTACAAAGAACATCGCGCTCGCTCTTGATTCGGATGCCGCCGGCGAGCAGGCTACGTTGAGGGGATTGGAAGTGGCCAGGCAGGCTCTCAGCAAGGCAGTAGACCATCGGGAGCGCGGCTGGCTGGACGGCGAGATGAAGGTTGAAGGCAGGCTGAAGGTGATACTGATGCCTCCAGGGAAAGATCCCGACGAGGTCATACGCGATCAGCCCGGGGAGTGGCAGCGGCTTGTCGCCAACGCGATGCCGGTCATGGATTATTTCTTTGAGGCGGCGCTGTCCAAGTTCGATCCCGGTACCGACAGCGGGCGTTCGGCTATAATAGACAGGCTGCTGCCGCGCGTCATGGAGATATCTGATATCGCGGACAAGGAGATATACTTCAGGAAGCTCGGCAAGCTGTCCGGCGTAGCCGAGAAAACATTGTTGGCCAAGGCGGCGCAGATACAGCCGACGAAGCGGGAGAAAGGCATCAGGCAGCCTGCCGTTCCGAGCCTGGCTGTATCCAGGTATCCGCTGGAAGAGTATTGCCTGTCGCTGCTTTTGCAGAGACCTGATCTCTGGGACGGGGCACTGGCGCTTTCACCGGAGCATTTCGAGGGCACGGAGAATCAAGAGATATTCACGGCGTGGATGAATAGTCCCGATATCGAAAAGATACGAGCATGTCTTGACGCCAGTCTGCATGAGTATCTTGACAGGCTCCTATTAAGGTGCTTGCCGCCGGCTACGGAAAAAGAGGTTAAGGTTGCCTTGTCCGACTGCGTCAGGCGGCTCTGGGAGCAGCGTTTGCGCAGACTGAAGGCTCTTGAGTCGATACTGATGTCCGAAGCCGAGTCCGAGGGCGATAAGAATATCATTAAAGAGCAGGTGGAGGCACTGCTTCAGAGGTCTCTGGAGCCCACCACTCAGCTCAAGGATGTTTTTGAAAAGGCGAAGAGAGGAGGGTTGGGCATTCGAAAATGA
- a CDS encoding deoxyguanosinetriphosphate triphosphohydrolase, whose protein sequence is MDLHSSIHLTNSDIRLRLEESEGRLSPYAARSRMTRGRARSEEPCPMRTEFQRDRDRIIHTKSFRRLMHKTQVFIAPAGDHYRTRLTHTLEVSQIARSIARALSLNEDLTEAISLGHDLGHTPFGHMGEDVLDELYPGGFRHNEQSLRVVEVLENDGRGLNLTWEVRDGILNHSKNWTDILDSGVGLASTLEGQICKIADAVAYINHDIDDAIRAGIIDDSDLPSDVVRLLGGANRERINSLIVDIVGHGQETAAESGGPPDIGMSPAVREAANKLRQFLLKRVYCEAREDAEQARDIICTLYRYFTANAEKLPDEYRLVYGDVERSVVDYISGMTDRYAQEIYNEECSTR, encoded by the coding sequence ATGGATTTGCATTCCTCCATTCATTTGACCAATTCAGACATTCGTCTCAGGCTTGAGGAAAGCGAGGGACGATTGTCTCCTTATGCCGCGCGGAGTCGAATGACCAGGGGCAGGGCGCGCAGCGAAGAGCCATGTCCCATGCGAACCGAGTTCCAGCGCGACCGCGACCGCATCATCCATACCAAATCGTTCCGGCGGCTGATGCACAAGACGCAGGTGTTCATCGCTCCGGCCGGGGATCATTACAGGACACGGCTGACGCATACGTTAGAGGTCTCGCAGATCGCCAGGTCCATCGCCCGCGCCCTCAGTTTAAACGAGGATTTGACCGAGGCCATATCGCTCGGGCACGACCTCGGACATACGCCTTTTGGCCACATGGGGGAGGACGTGCTCGACGAGCTGTATCCCGGCGGTTTCCGCCACAATGAGCAGAGCCTTAGGGTGGTGGAGGTTCTGGAGAACGACGGGCGGGGGTTGAACTTGACATGGGAGGTCAGGGACGGTATCCTTAATCACTCCAAGAACTGGACGGACATCCTTGATAGCGGCGTCGGGCTGGCGTCTACCCTGGAAGGACAGATATGCAAAATAGCCGATGCCGTGGCCTATATCAACCATGACATAGATGATGCGATACGTGCCGGTATAATAGACGACAGCGATCTTCCCTCCGATGTCGTTCGTCTGCTGGGCGGCGCGAACAGGGAGAGGATAAACTCGCTTATCGTCGATATCGTCGGCCACGGGCAGGAGACCGCGGCGGAAAGCGGAGGACCTCCCGATATCGGGATGAGCCCCGCGGTCCGCGAAGCGGCTAATAAGCTTAGGCAATTCTTGTTAAAGAGGGTCTATTGCGAGGCCAGGGAGGATGCGGAGCAGGCGCGGGATATAATATGCACCCTGTACCGGTATTTTACCGCGAATGCCGAAAAGCTGCCCGATGAATATCGATTGGTTTACGGCGACGTGGAGCGCAGCGTTGTGGACTACATATCCGGCATGACCGACAGGTATGCACAGGAAATCTATAATGAGGAATGTTCTACCCGATAG
- a CDS encoding 2Fe-2S iron-sulfur cluster-binding protein — protein sequence MKTVTLNIDGKSVTCEEGKTLLDAANSIGIMIPTLCHNEKLAPYGGCRICTVEITKNKKKRLVTACVYPVEEGLEVKTDTPQVRKIRATVLDLLLASSPNAKNIVEMAKEYGILEKHFEAERTNCILCGLCVRYCHEVKKANAIGFVGRGIERRVVFFPEIAKTVCASCRECFSLCPTAKLPSETDGVSFDNLTLGDFLKVK from the coding sequence ATGAAGACGGTTACGTTAAACATAGATGGTAAATCTGTGACCTGTGAAGAAGGTAAGACTTTACTGGATGCAGCCAACAGCATCGGCATCATGATACCGACGCTATGCCATAACGAGAAGCTGGCGCCATACGGCGGCTGCAGGATATGCACTGTAGAGATCACCAAGAATAAGAAGAAGCGCCTCGTGACCGCCTGTGTCTATCCCGTCGAGGAGGGGCTCGAGGTAAAGACTGACACGCCCCAGGTAAGAAAGATAAGGGCCACCGTTCTGGACCTGCTTCTGGCTTCCTCTCCCAATGCTAAAAATATAGTCGAGATGGCTAAGGAATACGGTATCCTGGAGAAGCACTTCGAAGCCGAGAGGACCAACTGCATCCTCTGCGGCCTGTGCGTGCGTTACTGTCATGAGGTCAAGAAGGCCAACGCCATCGGTTTCGTCGGCCGCGGCATCGAGCGCCGAGTGGTCTTTTTCCCTGAGATCGCAAAAACGGTTTGCGCCAGTTGCCGCGAGTGCTTCAGCCTCTGCCCTACGGCTAAATTACCGTCGGAGACCGACGGGGTTTCATTCGATAATCTGACACTCGGGGACTTCCTTAAGGTTAAGTAG
- a CDS encoding NADH-quinone oxidoreductase subunit NuoF: MPQLKSNADLTKLKKQILSKKATKRYVSINAAGTCGMAYGSDKVYKAFTNEIKKQGLSKEVEVKVTGCLGFCENSPIVMILPDDINYFKVKPEDVAEIVSKTLVEKKIVDRLLYKGDGKKIVKIDDVPFYSGQSRIVSGNNRYIDPENINDYIALGGYSALAQVLGKMNPKEVLDVVKQSNLRGRGGGGFPTGVKWETSVNAQSDIKYVIVNADEGDPGAYMNRALLEGNPHSVLEGLIIGAYAVGAREGYIYVRQEYPLAIKHLYVALEQAREYGLLGENILGSGFDFDIIVHQGAGAFVSGESSALMTAIEGRVGEPRPKYIRTAVSGVREKPSILNNVETWANVPLIINNGVGWFTKIGVKENYGTKIFSLVGKVNNTGLVEVPLGTTLRQIIFDCGGGIRKGKKFKAVQTGGPSGGCIPASMLDMPVDFDQLAKAGSMMGSGGMIVMDEDSCMVDVARYFLDFLAFESCGKCVPCREGIRQMLKILNRICDGKGKEGDIELLESLADVLKDASLCALGQTAANPVMSTIKYFRDEYEAHIKEKRCPAGVCKSLVSYYIVPEKCQACGICLRECPVGAISGEKNIVHVIDQSKCTKCGSCIEVCPAKFDAVVKISGKPVPKAPEKMEVIRKKEAKS, from the coding sequence ATGCCACAACTGAAATCTAACGCCGATTTAACCAAACTCAAAAAACAGATACTCTCAAAGAAGGCTACCAAGCGATATGTCTCAATCAATGCAGCCGGAACCTGCGGCATGGCCTACGGCAGCGACAAGGTATATAAGGCCTTCACGAATGAGATAAAGAAACAGGGACTTTCCAAAGAGGTGGAGGTCAAGGTTACAGGATGCCTCGGCTTCTGCGAGAACAGTCCGATAGTTATGATCCTTCCCGACGACATCAACTACTTCAAGGTTAAGCCGGAGGATGTAGCGGAGATAGTCTCCAAGACGCTGGTGGAGAAAAAGATCGTAGACCGCCTGCTCTATAAGGGTGACGGTAAAAAGATCGTGAAAATCGACGACGTGCCTTTCTACAGCGGGCAGAGCCGCATCGTCTCAGGCAACAATCGCTATATAGATCCTGAGAACATCAATGACTACATCGCCTTGGGGGGATACTCCGCCCTGGCGCAGGTGCTGGGGAAGATGAATCCAAAAGAGGTTCTCGATGTGGTTAAGCAGTCTAACCTGCGCGGCCGCGGTGGAGGTGGCTTTCCGACAGGTGTGAAGTGGGAAACGTCCGTCAATGCCCAGTCGGATATTAAATACGTCATCGTCAATGCCGATGAGGGAGACCCGGGCGCTTATATGAATCGTGCCCTGCTCGAGGGCAATCCGCACAGCGTGCTGGAGGGATTGATTATCGGCGCATACGCCGTTGGAGCCAGAGAGGGTTACATATATGTGAGGCAGGAGTACCCGCTGGCCATCAAGCATCTTTACGTGGCGTTGGAGCAGGCGCGCGAGTACGGGCTGCTCGGCGAAAATATCCTCGGCTCGGGCTTCGATTTCGATATCATCGTTCACCAGGGCGCGGGCGCCTTCGTATCGGGAGAATCAAGCGCGCTCATGACAGCCATCGAGGGGCGCGTCGGCGAGCCGCGGCCCAAGTATATACGCACAGCGGTGAGCGGCGTCAGGGAGAAGCCCAGCATCCTTAACAATGTCGAAACGTGGGCTAACGTCCCGCTTATTATCAATAACGGCGTCGGCTGGTTCACCAAAATCGGCGTCAAGGAGAATTACGGCACCAAGATATTCTCGCTCGTGGGCAAGGTCAACAACACCGGACTGGTCGAGGTTCCTCTGGGCACCACGCTGCGCCAGATCATATTCGACTGCGGCGGAGGCATACGCAAGGGCAAGAAGTTCAAGGCGGTGCAGACAGGCGGACCCTCGGGCGGGTGCATACCGGCGAGCATGCTCGACATGCCGGTGGACTTCGACCAGCTGGCCAAGGCCGGCTCCATGATGGGCTCCGGCGGCATGATCGTCATGGACGAGGATTCCTGCATGGTCGATGTGGCGCGCTACTTCCTGGACTTCCTGGCCTTCGAGTCCTGCGGCAAATGCGTGCCGTGCCGAGAGGGCATACGACAGATGTTAAAGATTTTGAATCGAATATGCGACGGCAAGGGCAAGGAAGGCGACATCGAGCTTCTGGAGAGCCTGGCCGATGTGCTCAAGGACGCTTCGCTCTGCGCCCTGGGTCAGACGGCGGCCAACCCGGTGATGAGCACCATCAAATACTTCAGGGATGAGTACGAGGCTCATATCAAAGAGAAACGTTGCCCCGCCGGCGTCTGCAAATCGCTGGTTTCATACTACATCGTACCGGAGAAATGCCAGGCGTGCGGCATCTGTTTGCGCGAGTGCCCCGTGGGCGCTATATCCGGAGAGAAGAACATCGTCCACGTTATCGATCAGAGCAAGTGCACCAAGTGCGGTTCCTGCATAGAGGTCTGCCCGGCCAAGTTCGATGCCGTGGTTAAGATCTCCGGTAAGCCTGTTCCCAAGGCTCCGGAAAAGATGGAAGTGATACGCAAGAAAGAGGCTAAGAGCTGA
- a CDS encoding NAD(P)H-dependent oxidoreductase subunit E translates to MNQVDKIIADYKKDKDALIQILIQIQKENRWLSEDVLKKVSKKLDVPINQIYHIATFYKAFSLVPNGRHSLSVCLGTACHVRGAPRLLDKVSEVLGINPGETSEDMKFSLHTVNCLGCCALGPVIQIDDEYYSDPSSTELKKIIAECD, encoded by the coding sequence ATGAATCAGGTAGACAAGATAATCGCCGATTATAAAAAAGACAAGGACGCGCTCATTCAGATACTTATCCAGATACAGAAAGAGAACCGGTGGCTTTCTGAGGACGTTCTCAAGAAGGTCAGCAAGAAGCTCGATGTACCCATCAACCAGATATACCACATAGCCACCTTCTATAAGGCCTTCAGCCTGGTGCCTAACGGCCGTCACTCCCTTTCCGTGTGTCTGGGGACGGCCTGTCACGTGCGCGGCGCGCCTCGTTTGCTGGACAAGGTAAGCGAAGTGCTGGGCATTAATCCCGGGGAGACCAGCGAAGACATGAAGTTCTCATTGCATACCGTTAACTGCCTGGGATGCTGTGCCCTTGGCCCGGTGATTCAGATTGATGATGAGTACTACAGTGATCCCTCATCGACGGAACTCAAGAAAATCATCGCAGAGTGCGACTAA
- the ppdK gene encoding pyruvate, phosphate dikinase — protein MSKYVYSFGGGKADGNEAMKNLLGGKGANLAEMAGHPSLRLPVPPGFTITTEVCTYYYDHKKSYPKELKAEVGKALAQVEKLSGKKFGDAKNPLLVSVRSGARRSMPGMMDTVLNVGLNDTTIKGLIAQTKDARFAYDAYRRLVMMYADVVMEKAEGIEPRGGKGIRKVLDERLEEVKKRKGYKSDTELTADELKALVVEFKKTVKTILGRPFPEDPQAQLWGGIGAVFMSWNGKRAVEYRRIEKIPDEWGTAVNVQSMVFGNMGQDSATGVAFTRNPGNGENHFYGEYLINAQGEDVVAGIRTPGPVNEYSKNAQSKNLPTLQKVMPKIYKQLDEYQQRLEKHYKDMQDIEFTIENGKLYMLQCRVGKRNGVAAVRMAADMYKEGLIDADTAIMRVAPNQLVELLLPMIDPKAEAGVPAIASGLPAGPGGAKGKVVFTSADAVANSERGEKVVLVREETSPEDVDGMHKAQAILTSKGGMTSHAALVARGWGKCCIVGCSDIEIADNNKSFKTKSGRTVREGDWITLNGTKGAVYEGSLTLIDADLERNKTYKDFMKLVDEARVLKVRTNADTPKDTKKAREFGAEGIGLFRTEHMFYGEGSDKPLFLLRKMIMSKTVEERKAALKQLAAFVKKDVKATLEVMDGLPVTIRLLDPPLHEFVPHSQDKLKALAAELKIDMAEVHKRAEDLRENNPMLGHRGVRLGITYPEITEMQIRAIFEAAAELIAAGKKANPEIMIPVTCADTEIIDHKAIADRVHAEVCKKMKMKKIPYMFGTMIEIPRAALTANQIAEVAEFFSFGTNDLTQMTFGFSRDDIGSFLPDYLRKKILKDDPFQTVDQTGVGELIKVAIERGRSVRPKLKVGICGEHGGDAESIKFCHRVGMDYVSCSPFRVPIARLAAAQAAVEDKPVVKKKASPTGAGRGRKKATKRYSRGQSK, from the coding sequence ATGTCAAAGTACGTCTATTCATTCGGTGGCGGAAAGGCGGACGGGAACGAAGCGATGAAGAATCTGCTCGGCGGCAAGGGGGCCAACCTGGCCGAGATGGCGGGACATCCTTCACTACGCCTGCCGGTGCCGCCCGGGTTCACTATAACAACGGAAGTCTGCACTTATTACTACGATCATAAAAAGAGCTATCCCAAAGAGCTAAAGGCCGAGGTCGGCAAGGCCTTAGCCCAGGTCGAAAAATTGAGCGGCAAGAAGTTCGGGGACGCTAAAAATCCGTTGCTCGTTTCCGTGCGTTCCGGGGCGCGAAGGTCCATGCCCGGCATGATGGATACGGTGCTAAACGTCGGGCTTAACGATACGACGATCAAAGGCCTTATCGCTCAGACAAAGGACGCGCGCTTCGCCTATGATGCCTACCGCCGCTTGGTGATGATGTACGCCGATGTTGTCATGGAGAAGGCAGAGGGCATCGAGCCCAGGGGCGGCAAGGGCATACGCAAGGTGCTCGACGAGCGTCTGGAGGAAGTGAAGAAGCGTAAAGGTTATAAGAGCGATACGGAATTGACCGCAGACGAACTCAAAGCTCTGGTGGTCGAATTTAAAAAGACGGTTAAAACCATCCTCGGCAGGCCTTTCCCCGAAGATCCGCAGGCCCAGCTCTGGGGTGGCATCGGTGCTGTTTTCATGAGCTGGAACGGCAAGCGCGCTGTCGAATATCGCCGCATTGAGAAGATACCTGACGAGTGGGGAACCGCGGTCAACGTGCAATCGATGGTTTTCGGTAATATGGGCCAGGATTCGGCGACAGGCGTCGCTTTCACGCGCAACCCGGGAAACGGCGAAAACCATTTCTACGGCGAATACCTCATCAACGCGCAGGGCGAGGATGTTGTTGCGGGTATACGCACGCCCGGGCCGGTCAACGAGTACTCAAAGAACGCGCAGAGTAAAAATCTGCCCACACTGCAAAAGGTGATGCCTAAGATTTACAAGCAACTGGACGAATACCAGCAGCGGCTGGAGAAGCACTATAAGGACATGCAGGACATCGAATTTACTATCGAGAACGGGAAGCTTTATATGCTACAGTGCCGCGTTGGTAAGCGCAACGGCGTGGCGGCTGTGCGCATGGCCGCTGATATGTATAAAGAGGGCCTCATCGATGCCGATACCGCTATCATGCGAGTGGCGCCCAATCAACTCGTTGAGCTGCTCCTGCCCATGATCGATCCTAAGGCCGAGGCCGGCGTTCCCGCTATAGCGAGCGGCCTCCCGGCGGGGCCGGGCGGGGCCAAGGGAAAAGTCGTATTCACCTCCGCTGACGCCGTGGCTAACTCGGAGAGGGGGGAGAAGGTCGTACTGGTGCGTGAAGAGACCTCGCCGGAGGATGTCGACGGTATGCACAAGGCGCAGGCCATACTTACCAGCAAGGGGGGCATGACATCTCATGCCGCGCTCGTTGCGCGCGGGTGGGGCAAGTGCTGTATCGTCGGCTGTTCCGACATCGAGATCGCCGACAATAATAAGTCGTTCAAGACCAAGAGCGGCAGGACGGTGCGCGAGGGGGACTGGATCACGCTCAACGGGACCAAGGGCGCGGTTTATGAAGGCAGCCTGACCCTCATCGATGCCGACCTTGAACGCAATAAGACCTATAAGGATTTCATGAAGCTCGTCGACGAGGCCCGCGTGCTCAAGGTTCGCACCAATGCCGATACGCCAAAGGACACTAAGAAGGCGCGCGAGTTCGGCGCCGAGGGCATCGGGCTTTTCCGCACCGAGCACATGTTCTATGGTGAGGGCAGCGACAAGCCGCTGTTCCTGCTGCGCAAGATGATAATGAGCAAAACTGTCGAAGAGCGAAAGGCAGCGCTGAAGCAACTCGCCGCATTCGTCAAGAAGGATGTAAAGGCCACACTGGAGGTGATGGACGGGCTTCCGGTCACGATACGTCTGCTGGACCCGCCGCTTCATGAGTTCGTGCCGCACAGCCAGGATAAACTGAAGGCATTGGCAGCCGAGTTGAAGATCGACATGGCCGAGGTGCACAAGCGCGCCGAGGACCTGCGCGAGAACAATCCCATGCTGGGTCACCGCGGCGTGCGCTTGGGGATCACGTATCCGGAGATAACCGAGATGCAGATACGCGCCATATTTGAGGCTGCGGCCGAGCTCATCGCCGCCGGCAAGAAGGCCAATCCCGAGATAATGATTCCGGTGACCTGCGCCGATACCGAGATAATCGATCACAAGGCGATTGCCGATCGCGTGCATGCAGAAGTATGCAAGAAAATGAAGATGAAGAAAATTCCCTACATGTTCGGCACCATGATCGAAATACCGCGCGCGGCGCTTACGGCCAACCAGATCGCCGAGGTGGCCGAGTTCTTCTCCTTCGGCACCAACGATTTAACGCAGATGACGTTCGGCTTCAGCCGCGACGACATCGGCTCGTTCCTGCCGGATTACTTGAGAAAGAAGATACTGAAGGACGATCCGTTCCAGACCGTGGACCAGACAGGCGTCGGCGAGCTGATAAAGGTCGCTATCGAGCGCGGGCGTTCGGTGCGGCCCAAGCTCAAGGTGGGTATCTGCGGCGAGCACGGCGGCGATGCGGAATCGATCAAGTTCTGCCATCGCGTCGGCATGGACTACGTGTCCTGCTCACCGTTCCGGGTTCCGATAGCGCGTCTTGCCGCGGCTCAGGCTGCGGTTGAGGATAAGCCGGTCGTAAAAAAGAAGGCGTCACCAACCGGTGCGGGCCGTGGCAGGAAGAAGGCGACCAAGCGATATAGTCGCGGTCAGTCAAAATAG
- the ispH gene encoding 4-hydroxy-3-methylbut-2-enyl diphosphate reductase, with translation MRIEKASEIGFCTGVRRAINMIEKAAGELGPLQTLGPVVHNQQVVDKLAERGVTVADSLDQLKRGILCISSHGVGPQVIAEAEARGIRIIDTTCPFVRRAQVAAKKLAASGFSVVVFGDRNHREVQGLLGYAGEKGLATKKVPAFKKLSPRVGILSQTTQRFTAFEEFVSSFIHTHLEDLSELRVVNTICDATRKHQEAALELARRSDMMLVVGSRSSANTKRLVELCSDVVKTHHIETAREIAPSWFSGKVGLVGITAGASTPDEVIDEVISVLNGLR, from the coding sequence ATGCGGATAGAGAAGGCGTCTGAGATAGGCTTCTGCACCGGTGTCAGGCGCGCCATCAACATGATAGAGAAGGCCGCCGGTGAGCTCGGCCCGCTGCAGACGCTGGGGCCGGTGGTGCACAATCAGCAGGTGGTCGATAAACTCGCCGAACGCGGAGTCACCGTGGCCGACAGCCTCGACCAACTTAAGCGCGGCATCCTCTGTATCAGCTCGCACGGCGTCGGCCCGCAGGTTATCGCAGAAGCCGAGGCCCGCGGCATCAGGATAATCGATACCACGTGTCCGTTTGTGCGGCGGGCTCAGGTTGCCGCTAAGAAGCTGGCCGCCTCGGGGTTTTCCGTAGTAGTTTTCGGCGATAGGAATCACCGCGAGGTTCAAGGCCTGCTGGGATACGCCGGTGAAAAGGGGCTGGCGACGAAGAAGGTTCCCGCTTTCAAGAAGCTCTCGCCCCGCGTCGGCATCCTGTCACAGACGACGCAGAGGTTCACGGCTTTCGAAGAGTTCGTGTCGTCATTTATACATACACATCTTGAGGACCTCTCCGAGTTGCGTGTGGTTAATACAATATGTGATGCAACACGGAAACATCAGGAGGCGGCGCTGGAGCTTGCACGGCGCTCGGACATGATGCTGGTGGTCGGCTCTCGCAGCAGCGCCAACACCAAGAGGCTTGTCGAACTGTGCTCGGATGTCGTTAAGACCCACCATATCGAAACGGCGCGGGAGATCGCCCCATCCTGGTTCAGCGGCAAAGTCGGCCTCGTCGGTATTACTGCGGGGGCCTCGACACCTGATGAAGTTATCGATGAGGTCATCTCTGTCCTTAATGGACTGCGATAG